The following are encoded in a window of Dysidea avara chromosome 4, odDysAvar1.4, whole genome shotgun sequence genomic DNA:
- the LOC136252921 gene encoding diacylglycerol lipase-beta-like: MPRMVCCKKTCSVGSDDFVISSTLSIILRIVWLGGLIAVTLVVLVGRDCFPESGRKAIVFTFIFSQLSIQICVLISEALIVIVSSRGHMNNGHPRRHLPHCLRLRALLLLVEICGCVFGCYVAWSSHIQDHIECERANRVSQAIEAYVISVIVVLTITTIAILYFFDPLGLQTPSLLTELNITHDNKDESDNVGIEVKKFSRRRRIREGNSIPADENNTRLYSASSRSYWAKRIRTLCCCVGSHNNRSRVKALEDIVHSMATMFDGVDITLSDFVAALMLVHRDQKKKMKDNEKHNPAAELRNFTYELMDENHTKFYPPNYDKQTTEKEVDFLLPETHLMMNDINHYLKFALGIYGWPIYLYLEPLVGSACLCAHLKCRAINSRSQDFAYDNCCLANTTALELHAHLKDDDVIYVSYENRVCLPPFSLCFDHSHEAVVLSIRGSMSLSDALTDMHLSMEDIPVDDDNYKHLTMKVHSGMYGAAKKVKKKVDERLEKVFTSNKYQNYKLIITGHSLGAGVGAVLAVMYRSQYKNLHCYAFSPPGSLFTLPLVEYSKSFITSVVYGNDIVPRLTFRGLLYLKKKMTHLFRHCKLPKHAVLCPSLFSCCYQKYWDHHHHQEFNYDPNDNSAEQGLLKTFIQESSTHNQESSTHNQLAKKYLKIWHKKTDFHQFVEKMYTAEQTPAFVPGRVLHIKDTEGRVHRRFWNILGEKKVSAVWKPNEDFCHIIVDDNMFDDHLPDYVTSAIDRLYNQHVTGNDKLQRRRSLAHTDSSTIQKNTITGLPEDIELDSQHEHTLKSHGTEDELIGCNQQQVEDILTNGQTVVTVHENECTETSA, from the exons ATGCCACGCATGGTATGTTGCAAGAAGACGTGCAGCGTTGGGAGTGATGATTTTGTGATTTCTTCTACACTGAGTATCATTCTCCGTATAGTCTG GTTAGGGGGACTGATTGCTGTTACTCTCGTGGTGTTGGTAGGACGAGATTGCTTTCCTGAAAGCGGTCGCAAGGCGATCGTGTTTACGTTCATCTTCAGTCAACTTTCCATTCAGATTTGTGTGCTCATTTCTGAAGCCCTAATAGTGATAGTCAGCAGCAGGGGACACATGAATAATGGTCATCCGCGTCGCCACTTACCTCACTGTTTACGCCTTAGAGCATTGCTATTACTTGTAGAGATATGTGGTTGTGTCTTTGGCTGTTATGTGGCTTGGAGTTCTCACATACAAGATCACATTGAGTGTGAACGAGCAAACCGAGTCAGTCAAGCCATTGAAGCATATGTAATCAGTGTCATTGTTGTCCTGACAATCACTACCATAGCTATCTTGTATTTTTTTGACCCACTGGGGCTGCAGACACCAAGTTTGTTAACTGAACTGAACATAACTCACGACAACAAAGACGAGAGTGACAATGTCGGCATTGAAGTGAAGAAATTTAGTCGCCGAAGGCGAATTAGAGAAGGTAATAGTATTCCAGCTGATgagaacaatacaagattgtaCAGTGCCAGTTCACGAAGCTATTGGGCTAAAAGGATCAGAACGTTGTGCTGTTGTGTTGGTAGTCATAATAACAGGTCAAGAGTAAAGGCCTTGGAGGATATAGTTCATTCAATGGCGACCATGTTTGATGGTGTTGACATCACGCTGTCTGACTTTGTGGCTGCTCTCATGTTAGTTCATCGTGAccagaagaaaaagatgaaggaTAATGAAAAACACAACCCAGCGGCTGAGCTGAGGAAT TTCACCTATGAACTAATGGATGAAAATCACACCAAGTTCTACCCACCAAATTATGACAAACAAACAACCGAGAAGGAAGTTGATTTCTTATTACCA GAGACACATTTGATGATGAACGATATTAACCACTACCTGAAGTTTGCGCTGGGCATATATGGATGGCCTATATACTTGTACCTCGAACCATTAGTTGGATCAGCTTGTCTGTGTGCACATCTAAA GTGTAGAGCAATAAATAGCCGTTCCCAAGATTTTGCGTACGATAATTGTTGTCTTGCCAACACAACAGCACTTGAGTTACATGCTCATTTGAAAGATGATGATGTCATCTATGTCAGTTATGAGAATAGG gtatgtttgcctccattttcACTCTGTTTTGATCATTCTCATGAAGCAGTGGTGTTGTCAATACGTGGATCAATGTCACTAAGT GATGCTTTGACTGATATGCACCTATCCATGGAGGATATACCAGTGGATGATGATAATTACAAACATCTTACAATGAAAGTTCACTCT GGCATGTATGGGGCTGCAAAAAAGGTTAAGAAAAAAGTTGATGAAAGGCTGGAGAAGGTTTTTACATCTAATAAG TATCAAAACTACAAGCTGATCATTACTGGCCACTCACTGGGAGCTGGTGTTGGTGCTGTTCTAGCAGTGATGTATCGTAGTCAGTATAAAAACCTTCATTGTTATGCCTTCTCTCCACCTGGATCATTATTTACACTGCCACTAGTAGAGTATTCTAAATCTTTTATCACCTCTGTTGTATATGGGAATGACATTGTTCCAAG ACTAACTTTTCGTGGTTTGTTATACCTCAAGAAGAAAATGACACATCTTTTCAGACATTGTAAACTGCCCAAG CATGCTGTTCTTTGTCCATCATTGTTTTCCTGTTGCTACCAAAAGTATTgggatcatcatcatcatcaggagTTCAACTATGATCCAAATGATAATTCAGCTGAGCAAGGATTGCTGAAGACCTTTATACAAGAATCAAGCACTCATAATCAAGAATCAAGCACCCATAATCAGTTGGCTAAAAAG TATCTCAAGATTTGGCATAAAAAGACTGACTTTCACCAATTTGTGGAGAAGATGTACACAGCTGAGCAAACACCAGCATTTGTGCCTGGTAGAGTACTGCACATCAAAGACACTGAAGGGAGGGTACACCGAAG GTTTTGGAATATTCTTGGTGAGAAGAAAGTTTCTGCTGTGTGGAAACCAAATGAAGATTTTTGCCATATAATAGTTGATGATAATATGTTTGATGATCACTTACCAGACTATGTTACTAGTGCCATTGATCGCCTCTACAATCAACATGTTACTGGAAATGATAAACTGCAGAGGAGGAGGTCCTTGGCTCACACAGATTCATCAACAATACAGAAAAACACCATAACTGGACTCCCAGAAGATATTGAATTAGACTCTCAGCATGAACATACATTAAAGTCTCATGGAACTGAAGATGAATTGATTGGCTGCAACCAGCAACAGGTTGAGGATATACTGACTAATGGGCAAACTGTTGTCACTGTTCATGAAAATGAATGCACTGAAACCTCTGCGTGA